The proteins below come from a single Saccharophagus degradans 2-40 genomic window:
- the pepN gene encoding aminopeptidase N codes for MVGKTSKTLALPLLFSLGLLTACGGHETRSSSDDTTPAPAKVAAPHTQALVRNQHAHLEQDYAAMRASQISNVHYALSFELDKTSPNFEGSANIEFELAEGNKSDITVDFNGGEVKRLSLDGKDIKWDYNKWFITIPAAEVSAGKHILRIGYSRPYSTDGDGLHRYQDSETGRVYLYSNFEPYNANKMYPHFDQPNIKARYDLVVTAPTEWQVISATRESSVSEQEGIKIWRFPTTAPISSYIFPLHAGPYHVWEDTFESEDITIPLRLFAREELAQYVVLDDWFTPTKQSFGFFNDYFELPYPFGKYDQIIVPDFNAGAMENLAAVTFTERFVSRGKKVEAQRARLANVIAHEMAHMWFGDLVTMDWWNGLWLNESFATYMANLELAQASEFDSAWGTFYSRTKQWAYRTDEQVTTHPIELPVHTTADAFTNFDGITYGKGASVLKQLPYYLGEENFRKGVANYLKTHSYGNTELEDFIGALSQAAGKDLTEWTQQWLYEAGVNTLRTEFTCESEQLKSITLIQTSPQDMDLPTLRSQRTQLGLYTVSEGQEAQQIAAIPVLYKGESTQVELTSSLACPDLIYPNLDDWAYVKVALDNTSSETLKQHILQFDDNNLRIMLWQSLWDGVHEHNITLDEFIAFATSKLTQEDSVRITNQVVSQLIHANNYYWVLDKTGKTYAQQRAKIADFLWQSIAQQAPGSDEQKTYFDAWTSVASGKQHLNHMRNLITGKKSIEGLELDQDRRWNIIVNLNAYAFSDYLTLTKKEIHRDASDRGKLKALAANAARPGNSNKSKWFDQIIGIDGRYKLAEITEVMENLFPANQTELLEQYSDKLIQALPDLARAKDERFLARYSKALLPTTCTEASIAQLEKAIEKYSNLNPVLNKQLRISKQEDERCVAIGKQL; via the coding sequence ATGGTAGGTAAAACTTCCAAAACCCTCGCTCTGCCACTGCTTTTTAGCTTGGGCCTGTTAACGGCCTGCGGCGGCCACGAAACGCGCTCCAGCAGTGACGACACAACACCAGCTCCCGCTAAAGTGGCTGCGCCACATACCCAAGCGTTGGTGCGCAATCAACACGCACACTTAGAGCAAGATTACGCAGCAATGCGCGCCAGCCAGATAAGCAATGTGCACTACGCACTTAGTTTTGAGCTAGATAAAACCTCACCCAACTTCGAAGGCTCGGCAAATATCGAGTTCGAGTTGGCCGAAGGCAACAAATCTGACATTACCGTTGATTTTAACGGCGGCGAAGTAAAGCGTTTAAGCCTAGATGGCAAAGACATAAAGTGGGATTACAACAAGTGGTTCATCACAATACCAGCCGCGGAAGTCAGTGCAGGTAAGCATATACTGCGCATTGGCTACTCACGCCCGTATTCAACCGATGGCGACGGTTTGCACCGCTACCAAGATAGCGAAACTGGGCGCGTGTATTTGTATTCCAACTTCGAGCCTTACAACGCTAACAAAATGTACCCGCATTTTGATCAGCCCAATATCAAGGCGCGCTACGACCTAGTAGTAACGGCACCCACCGAATGGCAAGTTATTTCGGCTACGCGCGAAAGCTCTGTTAGCGAGCAAGAGGGCATTAAAATTTGGCGCTTCCCCACTACAGCGCCTATATCGTCGTATATATTTCCTCTGCATGCAGGGCCCTACCACGTATGGGAAGACACATTCGAAAGCGAAGACATTACCATTCCTCTGCGATTATTTGCCCGAGAAGAGCTGGCACAGTACGTAGTGCTAGACGATTGGTTCACCCCCACCAAACAAAGCTTTGGCTTTTTTAACGATTATTTCGAATTGCCCTACCCCTTTGGCAAGTACGATCAAATAATCGTGCCCGATTTTAACGCCGGCGCCATGGAAAACTTAGCGGCGGTAACCTTCACCGAACGCTTTGTTAGCCGCGGCAAAAAAGTAGAGGCGCAACGCGCGCGACTCGCCAACGTTATTGCCCACGAAATGGCGCACATGTGGTTTGGTGATTTAGTGACTATGGATTGGTGGAACGGCCTGTGGTTAAACGAGAGCTTCGCCACCTACATGGCCAACCTAGAGCTTGCCCAAGCAAGCGAGTTTGACAGCGCCTGGGGCACGTTTTACTCGCGCACCAAACAATGGGCTTATCGCACCGACGAACAGGTAACCACCCACCCTATTGAACTACCGGTGCACACCACTGCCGACGCTTTTACCAATTTCGACGGCATTACCTACGGCAAGGGTGCTTCGGTATTAAAACAGCTACCCTATTATTTAGGCGAAGAGAACTTCCGCAAAGGCGTTGCCAACTACCTAAAGACGCACAGCTATGGCAATACCGAACTCGAAGATTTTATAGGTGCACTTAGCCAAGCGGCCGGCAAAGATTTAACCGAGTGGACACAGCAATGGCTGTATGAAGCCGGGGTAAACACGCTGCGTACAGAGTTTACGTGCGAGAGCGAGCAACTAAAAAGCATTACGCTTATTCAAACCAGCCCGCAGGATATGGATTTACCCACTTTGCGTTCCCAACGCACCCAATTGGGTTTATACACCGTAAGCGAAGGGCAAGAAGCCCAGCAAATTGCTGCTATTCCGGTGCTGTATAAAGGTGAAAGTACACAGGTAGAATTAACCAGTAGTCTTGCCTGCCCAGATTTAATTTACCCCAATTTAGATGATTGGGCCTACGTAAAAGTTGCTCTCGATAACACCTCCAGCGAAACACTCAAGCAGCATATTTTACAATTCGACGACAATAACCTGCGCATTATGCTGTGGCAAAGCCTGTGGGACGGCGTACACGAACACAACATTACACTAGATGAGTTTATTGCTTTTGCCACCAGCAAACTCACGCAAGAAGACTCAGTGCGTATTACCAATCAGGTAGTTAGCCAGCTTATTCACGCCAACAACTACTACTGGGTGTTAGATAAAACCGGTAAAACCTATGCACAACAACGGGCGAAAATTGCTGACTTTTTGTGGCAGAGTATTGCTCAGCAAGCGCCAGGGTCTGATGAGCAAAAAACCTACTTTGACGCATGGACAAGTGTTGCCAGCGGCAAACAGCACCTCAACCATATGCGCAATTTAATTACCGGCAAAAAAAGTATTGAGGGATTGGAGTTAGACCAAGATAGACGCTGGAACATAATCGTTAACTTAAACGCCTATGCATTTAGCGATTATTTAACCCTCACTAAAAAGGAGATCCACCGCGACGCATCCGACCGAGGCAAACTAAAAGCGCTAGCCGCCAACGCAGCGCGCCCCGGCAATAGCAACAAAAGTAAGTGGTTCGATCAAATTATTGGTATAGATGGCAGATACAAACTGGCAGAAATTACCGAGGTAATGGAGAACTTGTTCCCAGCAAACCAAACTGAGTTGCTAGAGCAATATTCAGATAAGCTAATACAAGCTTTACCAGATTTGGCCCGCGCCAAGGACGAGCGATTTTTAGCGCGTTACAGCAAAGCATTGCTGCCCACCACCTGCACCGAGGCAAGTATTGCACAGCTAGAAAAAGCGATAGAAAAATACAGCAACCTTAACCCAGTGCTAAACAAACAGTTGCGCATAAGCAAGCAAGAAGATGAACGCTGCGTAGCGATTGGCAAACAACTGTAA
- a CDS encoding nitrate reductase, whose product MTVQKSQLANVIASDNRADIASKTVKTTCCYCGVGCGVEATVEDNRVTAVKGDELHPANLGRLCVKGSSLHETQSNPNRLLQPMLHGEATDWETALNYSADKFKAIVEQYGPESVAFYLSGQLLTEDYYVANKLMKGFVGTANIDTNSRLCMASAVVAHKRAFGGDVVPGNYEDLENTDLVLLVGSNTAYAHPIIYQRIVKAKAARPNMKVVVIDPRRTATCDIADYHLAIRPGSDAFLFNGLLGYLADNNALDSEFIANHSEGFDEALSVAKAQVASVEQAAVMCDVAKNDLTAVYDLFAKTTKAVTVFSQGVNQSSSGVDKGNTIINCHLATGKIGKLGAAPFSITGQPNAMGGREVGGLANQLAAHMSFDNQPDIDRVASFWRAPNMAQGEGLKAVDMFQAVHDGKIKAIWIMATNPVVTMPDANFIREALEKCELVLVSDCIANTDTGKLADVVFPATTWSEKNGTVTNSERRISLQKGFLPAPGQAKHDWQIISEFAQKIGFEQAFNYTHPVEIFREHAALSGVDNGVDVGTNTRPVRGFDISGMQHISKQAYENLQPIQWPVNSHKPNGTARLFEDANFFTASGRAKFVPISARFPQMPPKDNQVIMNTGRIRDQWHTMTRTGSAAKLLGHIDEPFIDIHPADAKRFGLAHKDIAVLENRGARYLGRVNVSDSQRVSEVFVPMHWNDNFASSSRADALVNAITDPLCGQPEFKHSPVEINPYNAQWSGFIASELPVTPNADYWVKIPVDKGYKYRIADTVTPSNWSEWLTEQFPLVSDWVELTDSSQAFYRKVGFIEGRLAVVLNIARGNEQPIENRWLEQQLGEQCDLNQRFAVLAGVAGEGVEDEGPIVCSCFQIGAKAIQTAIEGGCCSAEALGEKLKCGSNCGSCIPEINGMIRAFSPQHAAKQA is encoded by the coding sequence ATGACCGTTCAAAAGTCTCAACTTGCAAACGTAATCGCTTCCGATAACCGTGCCGATATTGCAAGCAAAACCGTAAAAACCACTTGCTGCTACTGCGGCGTTGGTTGTGGGGTAGAAGCCACCGTAGAAGATAATCGCGTTACCGCTGTTAAAGGCGATGAGCTGCACCCAGCCAATTTGGGCCGCCTATGTGTGAAGGGGTCTTCGTTACACGAAACACAAAGTAACCCCAATCGTTTACTGCAACCCATGTTGCATGGCGAAGCAACAGATTGGGAAACAGCCCTAAATTACAGTGCCGATAAATTTAAAGCGATCGTTGAACAATACGGCCCAGAATCTGTAGCGTTTTATTTATCCGGCCAATTACTTACCGAAGATTACTACGTTGCCAATAAGCTAATGAAAGGGTTTGTTGGCACTGCGAATATCGATACTAACTCGCGCCTGTGTATGGCTTCGGCGGTTGTTGCCCATAAGCGCGCATTTGGTGGCGACGTGGTGCCGGGCAATTATGAAGACTTAGAAAACACCGATTTAGTTTTACTTGTAGGCTCTAATACCGCTTACGCCCACCCAATTATTTATCAGCGCATAGTGAAGGCCAAAGCAGCGCGGCCAAACATGAAAGTTGTGGTTATTGATCCGCGTCGCACGGCCACCTGTGATATTGCCGATTACCATCTCGCTATACGCCCCGGCTCGGATGCCTTTTTGTTTAATGGGTTGCTTGGTTACTTGGCTGATAATAACGCGCTAGACAGCGAATTTATTGCCAACCATAGCGAAGGTTTTGACGAAGCCTTAAGCGTTGCCAAAGCGCAGGTTGCCAGCGTAGAGCAAGCCGCAGTAATGTGCGATGTAGCAAAAAATGATTTGACTGCAGTGTATGATTTATTTGCCAAAACAACTAAAGCGGTTACGGTATTTTCGCAGGGCGTTAATCAATCTTCTTCTGGGGTAGATAAAGGCAACACGATAATTAACTGCCATTTAGCCACGGGTAAAATAGGCAAGCTAGGCGCAGCACCGTTTTCTATTACTGGGCAGCCCAATGCGATGGGTGGCCGCGAAGTGGGCGGCTTAGCTAATCAGCTTGCTGCACATATGAGTTTTGATAACCAACCCGATATAGATCGTGTGGCCAGCTTTTGGCGGGCACCCAATATGGCGCAGGGTGAAGGTTTAAAAGCGGTAGATATGTTTCAAGCCGTACACGATGGCAAAATAAAAGCCATTTGGATTATGGCGACTAACCCCGTTGTAACCATGCCGGATGCAAACTTTATTCGCGAGGCTTTAGAGAAATGCGAGCTGGTATTGGTGAGCGATTGTATAGCCAATACCGATACAGGCAAGCTGGCCGATGTGGTGTTTCCCGCAACCACATGGAGCGAGAAAAACGGTACGGTTACTAACTCTGAGCGCAGAATTTCTTTACAAAAAGGGTTTTTGCCCGCACCTGGCCAAGCAAAGCACGATTGGCAAATAATCAGCGAGTTCGCACAAAAAATCGGTTTTGAGCAGGCGTTTAATTACACGCACCCTGTAGAAATATTTCGCGAGCACGCTGCGCTTTCTGGGGTAGATAACGGTGTAGATGTTGGCACTAATACGCGCCCTGTGCGTGGTTTTGATATTTCTGGTATGCAGCACATTAGTAAGCAGGCGTATGAAAACCTGCAGCCCATTCAATGGCCCGTAAATAGCCATAAGCCAAATGGCACCGCGCGCTTGTTTGAAGACGCTAATTTTTTTACTGCCAGTGGCCGCGCTAAATTTGTACCTATTAGTGCGCGCTTCCCACAAATGCCGCCGAAAGATAACCAAGTTATTATGAACACTGGCCGTATTCGCGACCAGTGGCACACCATGACCCGCACCGGCAGCGCCGCAAAATTATTGGGCCATATCGATGAGCCATTTATCGATATTCACCCGGCAGACGCCAAGCGTTTTGGTTTAGCGCATAAAGATATTGCTGTGTTAGAAAATCGCGGCGCGCGTTATTTAGGCCGCGTAAATGTAAGCGACAGTCAGCGCGTGAGTGAAGTTTTTGTGCCAATGCATTGGAACGATAATTTTGCATCCAGCAGTCGAGCCGATGCGTTGGTAAACGCAATTACCGACCCTCTGTGTGGGCAGCCGGAATTTAAACATAGCCCCGTAGAAATTAACCCCTATAACGCGCAGTGGAGTGGATTTATAGCGAGTGAGTTACCGGTTACGCCAAACGCTGATTATTGGGTGAAAATTCCAGTCGACAAGGGATACAAGTATCGAATAGCCGACACGGTTACCCCTAGTAATTGGAGTGAGTGGTTAACGGAGCAATTTCCGTTGGTGAGTGATTGGGTAGAGCTTACCGATTCTAGCCAAGCGTTTTATCGCAAAGTAGGTTTTATTGAGGGGCGCTTGGCGGTTGTGTTGAATATTGCGCGTGGCAATGAGCAACCTATAGAAAACCGCTGGCTAGAGCAGCAATTGGGCGAGCAGTGCGATTTAAATCAGCGCTTTGCGGTACTGGCGGGTGTGGCTGGTGAGGGCGTAGAAGATGAAGGCCCGATAGTGTGCTCGTGTTTTCAAATTGGTGCCAAAGCAATTCAAACAGCGATTGAAGGCGGTTGTTGCAGCGCCGAAGCCCTAGGCGAAAAATTAAAGTGCGGCTCTAACTG
- a CDS encoding NAD(P)/FAD-dependent oxidoreductase, with protein MNNANQQKAHLVIVGNGMATGRLLDELIKRDANAYNITVIGDEPEGSYNRIMLSPVLAGETELATIINKPAAWYAQNNIRFVAGVRANAINRQAQTVALADGSCIAYDELVIATGSRPALIPATNQHLQNIFSFRTIEDVNSIASCAQAGRKAVVVGGGLLGLEAAYGLAQKGVQVTLVHRSKGLLNRQLDSGAGEFLQQVMASKNIQFALGTEVAAFNSDALGGSGFASETLKSATLTNGETIECDLAVISTGITPNKELGQEAGLACGRAIIVDDYMTSSDNCISALGECCEHKGETFGLVEPIWHQCISLAEKLCFKRNVAFVNPVVATKLKVSGVQLFSAGEHLTGDDCREIKMVDVKNKIYRKIVLRNNRIVGVVLFGDTRSGADYFELMQQAVDVSSVAALLVMGKAFYAEQLQAAQNLNQCANQADFSQADSLNTASVTVSKNANNDIAA; from the coding sequence ATGAATAACGCCAATCAGCAAAAAGCCCACTTAGTAATCGTTGGTAACGGTATGGCCACAGGCCGATTGTTGGACGAGCTGATAAAACGCGATGCCAACGCTTACAACATAACGGTAATAGGTGACGAGCCAGAGGGCAGTTACAACCGCATTATGTTATCGCCAGTGCTCGCAGGTGAAACCGAATTGGCGACGATTATTAACAAGCCTGCTGCTTGGTATGCGCAAAACAATATTCGCTTTGTTGCGGGTGTACGCGCTAATGCAATTAACCGCCAAGCTCAAACCGTGGCATTGGCAGACGGCTCTTGTATCGCTTACGACGAACTCGTAATTGCAACCGGCTCACGCCCTGCACTTATTCCTGCAACAAATCAGCACCTTCAAAATATTTTCAGCTTTCGCACCATTGAAGACGTAAACAGTATTGCTAGCTGTGCGCAAGCAGGGCGCAAAGCCGTGGTTGTGGGCGGGGGCCTATTGGGCTTAGAGGCCGCATACGGTTTAGCGCAAAAAGGTGTGCAGGTTACCTTGGTTCATCGCAGTAAAGGTTTGCTTAATCGCCAACTCGATAGTGGTGCGGGTGAGTTTTTGCAACAGGTTATGGCCAGCAAAAATATTCAGTTTGCACTAGGTACAGAGGTGGCTGCTTTCAATAGTGATGCGCTGGGTGGGTCGGGCTTTGCAAGTGAAACCCTTAAAAGTGCAACGTTAACCAATGGCGAAACAATAGAATGTGATTTAGCAGTAATCTCAACCGGTATTACCCCAAACAAAGAATTGGGGCAAGAAGCCGGGTTGGCGTGCGGTCGCGCCATTATTGTTGATGACTATATGACTAGCTCCGATAACTGCATTAGCGCCCTTGGTGAGTGCTGCGAACACAAAGGCGAAACCTTTGGTTTGGTGGAGCCCATTTGGCATCAGTGTATTAGTTTGGCTGAAAAATTATGTTTTAAACGCAATGTGGCGTTTGTAAACCCAGTAGTCGCTACAAAATTAAAAGTATCGGGCGTACAGCTTTTTTCTGCCGGCGAGCACCTAACTGGTGACGATTGTCGAGAAATAAAAATGGTGGATGTAAAAAATAAAATCTATCGCAAAATTGTATTGCGCAATAATCGCATAGTGGGGGTGGTGTTGTTCGGAGATACGCGCAGTGGTGCCGATTATTTTGAGCTTATGCAGCAAGCCGTAGATGTAAGCAGTGTTGCCGCTTTACTCGTAATGGGCAAAGCGTTTTATGCCGAGCAATTGCAGGCTGCACAAAACCTAAATCAATGCGCTAACCAAGCTGATTTTTCTCAAGCAGACTCTTTAAATACTGCTTCAGTTACCGTTAGCAAAAACGCAAATAACGACATCGCCGCTTAG
- a CDS encoding SDR family NAD(P)-dependent oxidoreductase: protein MLLSNLYPSLQNKVVFITGGATGIGAVLVEQFVKQGAQVAFVDIAEQEANALVERCTQAHWLAPRFYPCDITNVKALQAVIAQVKQDIGAISVLVNNAGSDERHDYTQVTEEYWDSRMHVNLKHSFFAIQACVEHMKALGGGSIINFGSASWHQRQGGMPGYTSAKAGIEGLSRGMADELGAHRIRINTVVPGWVMTERQMRMWVDKATQQQIENAQCIDDHLQPADIAAMVLFLASDDSRLCTAQKFIVDGGAI from the coding sequence ATGCTGCTTAGCAATCTCTACCCAAGCCTACAAAACAAAGTTGTATTTATTACCGGTGGTGCAACCGGTATAGGCGCTGTATTGGTGGAGCAGTTTGTGAAGCAAGGGGCGCAAGTGGCCTTTGTAGATATCGCCGAGCAAGAAGCCAATGCGCTTGTTGAGCGCTGTACACAAGCGCACTGGTTAGCACCGCGTTTTTACCCTTGTGATATTACCAACGTAAAAGCGCTGCAGGCAGTTATAGCGCAAGTAAAACAGGACATAGGCGCAATAAGCGTGCTGGTGAATAACGCCGGCTCTGACGAGCGCCACGACTACACCCAAGTAACTGAAGAATATTGGGATAGCCGTATGCACGTAAACCTAAAGCACAGCTTCTTCGCTATTCAAGCGTGTGTAGAGCATATGAAGGCGCTGGGTGGTGGTTCTATAATCAATTTTGGTTCTGCCAGTTGGCATCAGCGCCAAGGTGGTATGCCGGGTTACACCTCGGCCAAAGCCGGTATTGAGGGGCTAAGCCGGGGTATGGCCGATGAGTTGGGGGCGCACCGTATTCGAATTAATACTGTGGTACCAGGCTGGGTAATGACCGAACGCCAAATGCGTATGTGGGTAGACAAAGCCACGCAGCAGCAAATTGAAAATGCCCAATGTATAGATGATCACCTGCAGCCAGCGGATATTGCCGCAATGGTGTTGTTTTTAGCATCTGACGATAGCCGCCTGTGCACGGCGCAAAAATTTATTGTGGATGGCGGGGCGATTTAA